From the genome of Hymenobacter gelipurpurascens:
CCCTGGGGCCTGTGCTCACGACCACGCAGGTGCCGGCTCATTGGGCACCACCGCCAGAAATACAGGTGGTGCCGCCTTCAGAAAATAACAGCTAGGCCACTCGTAGGCCTCATTCTGAATGATTACTTCAAGAAAATAAAGCGTTAGCGGAAATATGAGTTTTTTGAAAGTTTCGGGTATCAGCCTGCAGGAGCGGGGCAACGATGCCCTCCAGGACGTGAGCTTTGCCCTGCAGCAATTCCAGAAAATAGCCATAGCCGGCGAAACCGGTGCGGGCAAAAGCACGCTGCTGCAGGTAGTGGCTGGTTTGGTTCGGCCCGATGCGGGCCACGTGTATTTTGAAGGGGAGCTGATGAAAGACCCCGCCGAAAAGCTGATTCCGGGTAACCCCGGCATTGCCTACCTCTCGCAGCAGTTTGAGCTACCCAAGTTTCTGCGGGTAGAGCAGGTGCTGCGCTATGCCAACAAGCTGCCCCAGGCCGAGGCCGATAAGCTATACGAAGTCTGCCGCATCAGCCACTTGGCCATGCGCCGCACCGATCAGCTTTCGGGCGGGGAGCGGCAGCGCATTGCTCTGGCCCGGCTGCTGCTCTCGTCGCCGAAACTGCTACTGCTGGATGAGCCGTTCTCCAACCTCGATAATGCCCACAAAAACATCCTCAAAACCATCATCCGGGAAGTAGGCGAGCAGTTGAATATCACCTGCATCCTGATTTCGCACGACCCACACGATACGCTTTCCTGGGCCGATGAAATTCTGGTGATGCAGCGCGGCCAGATTGTGCAGCGAGGCACGCCGCCCCAGATTTACCGGCAACCCGTGAGCGAGTACGCGGCGGCCCTTTTCGGCGACTACAACCTGCTGGCAGCGCCGCTGGCAGCGGCCTTTACCAAGCAGGCCGGTACCCGGAAAAAGAACCGCCCCATGCTAGTGCGTCCCGAGAGCTTTGGGCTACACCCCGAAACCGGCAGCGGGCTTCCTGGCACTGTCAGGAACGTGCGGTTCTTCGGGAGCTACTCCGAAGTGGAGGTAGCGCTGGCCGGTGGTACTATTCGTGTGAAAACCGCCCAGGCCAGCGTGGCTCCTACTGATGAGGTTAGCGTTTCCCTCTCCGCCGAAAGCATGTGGTATGTGTAGCCCGTTGCCTCAGCGAGGGTCTGTGGACAGTAGGTGAAAAAGTCATTATGCTTGATCTGGCATCCGCGTGTCGGAGCTTATCTACCGCTGCTCTAGGCCACCTCCTGATAAAAAAATAGGCAAACCCGCATCAGGAAGGCTGTTCTGGGCGTAAGCACCGAGAAACATCCGCACTTCTCGCATGAACGAAGAATTTCAGCTGGTAGAGAGCGAAATGCGCTTTCGGTCGCTATTCAACAACAACCCCGATTCTGTTATTTTTC
Proteins encoded in this window:
- a CDS encoding ABC transporter ATP-binding protein, which encodes MSFLKVSGISLQERGNDALQDVSFALQQFQKIAIAGETGAGKSTLLQVVAGLVRPDAGHVYFEGELMKDPAEKLIPGNPGIAYLSQQFELPKFLRVEQVLRYANKLPQAEADKLYEVCRISHLAMRRTDQLSGGERQRIALARLLLSSPKLLLLDEPFSNLDNAHKNILKTIIREVGEQLNITCILISHDPHDTLSWADEILVMQRGQIVQRGTPPQIYRQPVSEYAAALFGDYNLLAAPLAAAFTKQAGTRKKNRPMLVRPESFGLHPETGSGLPGTVRNVRFFGSYSEVEVALAGGTIRVKTAQASVAPTDEVSVSLSAESMWYV